The Mycolicibacterium mageritense genome contains a region encoding:
- a CDS encoding polyketide cyclase / dehydrase and lipid transport, which produces MNSIQIADETFVAADPAAVGAAVADPASWRRWWPDLRLTVVEDRAEKGHRWTVTGALTGTMEVWLEEMLDGVILHYFLHAEPSGVTARELAKMDLAKANHRRRVAGKEMSFEIKQRLEASRPVGVSRLA; this is translated from the coding sequence ATGAACAGCATTCAGATCGCCGACGAGACTTTCGTCGCCGCCGACCCTGCCGCGGTCGGCGCCGCGGTGGCCGACCCCGCGAGCTGGCGGCGGTGGTGGCCGGACCTGCGGCTGACAGTGGTCGAGGACCGGGCCGAGAAGGGGCACCGCTGGACGGTCACCGGCGCCCTCACCGGCACCATGGAGGTCTGGCTCGAAGAGATGCTGGACGGCGTGATCCTTCATTACTTCCTGCACGCCGAGCCGTCCGGCGTGACCGCGCGTGAGCTGGCCAAGATGGATCTGGCCAAGGCCAATCACCGGCGCCGCGTGGCGGGCAAGGAGATGTCCTTCGAGATCAAGCAGCGGCTTGAGGCGTCGCGCCCCGTCGGGGTTTCGCGCCTGGCCTGA